One genomic window of Solanum dulcamara chromosome 10, daSolDulc1.2, whole genome shotgun sequence includes the following:
- the LOC129870404 gene encoding sporulation-specific protein 15-like isoform X2, translated as MSWLRSAMNKAVEVGNNNLTRTVKNYADSVGHAVAEGAKILQDRIGNRNFKSFKQTVQRLEEASISCKGPERVQLMKRWLSALKAIDNMSEVSVEDKEKNNEQQHPSEEIRKLPLVLYYDSEMGGEPLNFRDVFLYSKALEGILICMILEAPNEEEVSLLLELFELCLTGGKAVHNAIVSSIQDLAKAFSNYQDEVLVKREELLQFAESAITGLKINADLGRIDAEVSTLNKQLDEIKALKDASGDHETISKETAASIEALKAALAHIRVCSRLEGLLLKKKSLKYGDSPEVHSQKVDKLKLLSESLANSTTKAEREISDDRIQKEEALKFRVAKTSEVGEIEKELAAEISALEKQRNEIEAQLKQVNISLAAASARLHNAREERDQFYEANDQIVAHLKTREGELSKSIGSCRVEEHVLSSWIQFLEDAWVLQSSYTETKDKEAKVELERHEDYFVNLVLQLLSAYEKELRPSIDRIRKYVENLKSLGEGSAKEAGPASGESKVLSPRKSLELEYLDYEAKIITTFSVVDNMMEQFYAQHGKVSRKDDPKIKELFENIEKLREEFESIERPELEMEIPDVPTQEGDASSHKIPDENISDPAKKATEAPATGMEEENKPPSTKAEKVSDAASNKMLDENVSNPARKAAEAPLAGIKEEKKPSATKAEQMYEAELAKLESESGNINQDFSAEEIGGWEFDELDNELNSGTLAIPGKDRNT; from the exons ATGTCGTGGTTGAGATCAGCAATGAATAAAGCGGTGGAGGTTGGGAATAACAACCTTACACGCACTGTCAAGAACTACGCTGATTCCGTCGGTCACGCAGTTGCTGAAGGAGCTAAAATCTTACAGGATCGCATT GGGAATAGGAACTTCAAAAGCTTTAAGCAGACGGTCCAAAGATTGGAAGAAGCTTCTATTTCCTGCAAGGGACCAGAGAGAGTTCAGTTGATGAAAAGGTGGCTATCTGCACTTAAAGCAATTGATAACATGTCAGAGGTTTCTGTTGAAGATAAAGAGAAGAACAATGAGCAGCAACATCCTTCCGAGGAAATAAGAAAACTACCACTG gTTCTCTATTACGATTCTGAGATGGGCGGTGAGCCACTGAACTTTCGTGATGTCTTTCTCTACAGTAAAGCTTTGGAGGGCATATTGATATGTATG ATTCTTGAAGCGCCAAACGAAGAGGAAGTCTCCCTccttcttgaattatttga ACTCTGTCTCACTGGGGGAAAAGCGGTTCACAATGCAATAGTCAGCAGCATCCAGGATCTGGCAAAAGCTTTCTCAAACTACCAAGACGAAGTATTG GTAAAACGTGAGGAGCTATTGCAGTTTGCAGAAAGTGCCATCACAGGGTTGAAAATTAATGCGGATCTCGGAAG AATTGATGCCGAAGTCTCCACATTGAATAAACAACTTGATGAAATAAAAGCGCTAAAGGATGCAAGTGGGGATCATGAAACAATTTCCAAAGAGACCGCAGCTTCAATAGAG GCTCTGAAAGCGGCACTTGCACATATTCGGGTCTGCTCCAGATTAGAAGGGCTTCTACTGAAGAAAAAATCTCTTAAATATGGGGACTCTCCAGAAGTCCATTCTCAAAAG GTTGATAAGTTGAAACTCCTATCTGAATCTCTTGCTAACTCCACCACCAAAGCTGAAAGGGAGATCTCAGATGACAG AATTCAGAAAGAGGAGGCACTAAAATTTCGTGTTGCCAAGACCAGTGAAGTTGGTGAAATAGAGAAG GAATTAGCAGCTGAGATTTCAGCTCTGGAGAAACAAAGGAATGAGATTGAAGCTCAATTGAAGCAG GTCAATATCTCCTTGGCAGCAGCTAGTGCACGCCTTCATAATGCCCGAGAAGAGAGGGACCAATTCTATGAAGCTAATGATCAGATTGTTGCTCATTTAAAAACTAGA GAAGGCGAGCTATCTAAGTCCATTGGCTCatgtagagtggaagaacatGTTCTTAGTTCATGGATCCAATTTTTGGAAGACGCTTGGGTTCTTCAGTCCTCCTATACAGAGACCAAAGACAAGGAGGCCAA AGTTGAATTGGAAAGGCATGAAGATTATTTTGTGAACTTGGTCTTGCAACTTCTCTCTGCTTACGAG AAAGAGTTGAGGCCTTCTATTGATCGTATTAGAAAATATGTGGAAAACTTGAAGAGTTtaggtgaagg CTCAGCAAAAGAAGCTGGTCCGGCTTCTGGTGAATCAAAAGTATTGAGCCCTAGGAAAAGTCTGGAGTTGGAGTACCTGGACTATGAAGCCAAG ATTATAACCACCTTTAGTGTAGTCGACAACATGATGGAGCAGTTCTATGCTCAACACGGGAAAGTATCCAG GAAAGATGATCCAAAGATTAAAGAGCTGTTTGAGAACATTGAAAAGTTACGAGAAGAATTTGAATCTATTGAAAGACCAGAACTGGAAATGGAGATCCCGGATGTCCCCACCCAAGAGGGAGATGCTTCATCTCATAAAATTCCTGATGAAAATATATCAGATCCTGCAAAGAAGGCAACAGAAGCCCCTGCAACTGGGATGGAAGAGGAAAACAAACCACCTTCTACCAAAGCAGAGAAGGTGTCTGATGCCGCATCCAATAAGATGCTAGACGAAAATGTATCAAATCCTGCGAGAAAGGCAGCAGAAGCCCCTTTAGCTGGCAtaaaggaggaaaagaaaccaTCAGCTACCAAAGCCGAGCAAATGTATGAAGCAGAGTTGGCAAAATTGGAATCTGAGTCTGGAAACATAAACCAGGATTTCTCTGCAGAAGAGATTGGTGGCTGGGAATTTGATGAACTGGACAATGAGTTAAATTCTGGGACTCTGGCAATCCCCGGAAAAGATAGAAACACCTAA
- the LOC129870404 gene encoding sporulation-specific protein 15-like isoform X1 — MSWLRSAMNKAVEVGNNNLTRTVKNYADSVGHAVAEGAKILQDRIGNRNFKSFKQTVQRLEEASISCKGPERVQLMKRWLSALKAIDNMSEVSVEDKEKNNEQQHPSEEIRKLPLVLYYDSEMGGEPLNFRDVFLYSKALEGILICMILEAPNEEEVSLLLELFELCLTGGKAVHNAIVSSIQDLAKAFSNYQDEVLVKREELLQFAESAITGLKINADLGRIDAEVSTLNKQLDEIKALKDASGDHETISKETAASIEALKAALAHIRVCSRLEGLLLKKKSLKYGDSPEVHSQKVDKLKLLSESLANSTTKAEREISDDRIQKEEALKFRVAKTSEVGEIEKELAAEISALEKQRNEIEAQLKQVNISLAAASARLHNAREERDQFYEANDQIVAHLKTREGELSKSIGSCRVEEHVLSSWIQFLEDAWVLQSSYTETKDKEAKVELERHEDYFVNLVLQLLSAYEKELRPSIDRIRKYVENLKSLGEGSSAKEAGPASGESKVLSPRKSLELEYLDYEAKIITTFSVVDNMMEQFYAQHGKVSRKDDPKIKELFENIEKLREEFESIERPELEMEIPDVPTQEGDASSHKIPDENISDPAKKATEAPATGMEEENKPPSTKAEKVSDAASNKMLDENVSNPARKAAEAPLAGIKEEKKPSATKAEQMYEAELAKLESESGNINQDFSAEEIGGWEFDELDNELNSGTLAIPGKDRNT; from the exons ATGTCGTGGTTGAGATCAGCAATGAATAAAGCGGTGGAGGTTGGGAATAACAACCTTACACGCACTGTCAAGAACTACGCTGATTCCGTCGGTCACGCAGTTGCTGAAGGAGCTAAAATCTTACAGGATCGCATT GGGAATAGGAACTTCAAAAGCTTTAAGCAGACGGTCCAAAGATTGGAAGAAGCTTCTATTTCCTGCAAGGGACCAGAGAGAGTTCAGTTGATGAAAAGGTGGCTATCTGCACTTAAAGCAATTGATAACATGTCAGAGGTTTCTGTTGAAGATAAAGAGAAGAACAATGAGCAGCAACATCCTTCCGAGGAAATAAGAAAACTACCACTG gTTCTCTATTACGATTCTGAGATGGGCGGTGAGCCACTGAACTTTCGTGATGTCTTTCTCTACAGTAAAGCTTTGGAGGGCATATTGATATGTATG ATTCTTGAAGCGCCAAACGAAGAGGAAGTCTCCCTccttcttgaattatttga ACTCTGTCTCACTGGGGGAAAAGCGGTTCACAATGCAATAGTCAGCAGCATCCAGGATCTGGCAAAAGCTTTCTCAAACTACCAAGACGAAGTATTG GTAAAACGTGAGGAGCTATTGCAGTTTGCAGAAAGTGCCATCACAGGGTTGAAAATTAATGCGGATCTCGGAAG AATTGATGCCGAAGTCTCCACATTGAATAAACAACTTGATGAAATAAAAGCGCTAAAGGATGCAAGTGGGGATCATGAAACAATTTCCAAAGAGACCGCAGCTTCAATAGAG GCTCTGAAAGCGGCACTTGCACATATTCGGGTCTGCTCCAGATTAGAAGGGCTTCTACTGAAGAAAAAATCTCTTAAATATGGGGACTCTCCAGAAGTCCATTCTCAAAAG GTTGATAAGTTGAAACTCCTATCTGAATCTCTTGCTAACTCCACCACCAAAGCTGAAAGGGAGATCTCAGATGACAG AATTCAGAAAGAGGAGGCACTAAAATTTCGTGTTGCCAAGACCAGTGAAGTTGGTGAAATAGAGAAG GAATTAGCAGCTGAGATTTCAGCTCTGGAGAAACAAAGGAATGAGATTGAAGCTCAATTGAAGCAG GTCAATATCTCCTTGGCAGCAGCTAGTGCACGCCTTCATAATGCCCGAGAAGAGAGGGACCAATTCTATGAAGCTAATGATCAGATTGTTGCTCATTTAAAAACTAGA GAAGGCGAGCTATCTAAGTCCATTGGCTCatgtagagtggaagaacatGTTCTTAGTTCATGGATCCAATTTTTGGAAGACGCTTGGGTTCTTCAGTCCTCCTATACAGAGACCAAAGACAAGGAGGCCAA AGTTGAATTGGAAAGGCATGAAGATTATTTTGTGAACTTGGTCTTGCAACTTCTCTCTGCTTACGAG AAAGAGTTGAGGCCTTCTATTGATCGTATTAGAAAATATGTGGAAAACTTGAAGAGTTtaggtgaagg CAGCTCAGCAAAAGAAGCTGGTCCGGCTTCTGGTGAATCAAAAGTATTGAGCCCTAGGAAAAGTCTGGAGTTGGAGTACCTGGACTATGAAGCCAAG ATTATAACCACCTTTAGTGTAGTCGACAACATGATGGAGCAGTTCTATGCTCAACACGGGAAAGTATCCAG GAAAGATGATCCAAAGATTAAAGAGCTGTTTGAGAACATTGAAAAGTTACGAGAAGAATTTGAATCTATTGAAAGACCAGAACTGGAAATGGAGATCCCGGATGTCCCCACCCAAGAGGGAGATGCTTCATCTCATAAAATTCCTGATGAAAATATATCAGATCCTGCAAAGAAGGCAACAGAAGCCCCTGCAACTGGGATGGAAGAGGAAAACAAACCACCTTCTACCAAAGCAGAGAAGGTGTCTGATGCCGCATCCAATAAGATGCTAGACGAAAATGTATCAAATCCTGCGAGAAAGGCAGCAGAAGCCCCTTTAGCTGGCAtaaaggaggaaaagaaaccaTCAGCTACCAAAGCCGAGCAAATGTATGAAGCAGAGTTGGCAAAATTGGAATCTGAGTCTGGAAACATAAACCAGGATTTCTCTGCAGAAGAGATTGGTGGCTGGGAATTTGATGAACTGGACAATGAGTTAAATTCTGGGACTCTGGCAATCCCCGGAAAAGATAGAAACACCTAA
- the LOC129870107 gene encoding probable pectate lyase 4 → MAALPYADVDSSLKALAGRAEGFGRFSIGGLNGPVYSVTTLADDGPGSLRDGCRNKQPLWIVFEVSGTIHLTSYLRVSSHKTIDGRGQRIKLTGKGLQLKDCEHIIVCNLEFEGGRGHDVDGIQIKPNSRHIWIDRCSLRDYDDGLIDITRQSTDITISRCYFAQHDKTMLIGADPSHVGDRCIRVTIHHCFFDGTRQRQPRVRFGKVHLYNNYTRNWGIYAICASVESQICSQCNIYEATQKKKAFEYYTEKAADKEEARTGLIKSEGDMFLNGAQGSLLTGVGGECVFHPSEFYPVWTLEPASDSLKAILHICTGWQSIPRPPEECAGHMKPAH, encoded by the exons ATGGCGGCGTTGCCATATGCTGATGTCGATTCGAGCTTAAAAGCTCTAGCCGGTCGAGCCGAAGGGTTTGGCAGGTTTTCAATCGGCGGTCTAAATGGTCCGGTATATTCCGTCACAACATTGGCCG ATGATGGTCCAGGATCACTCCGTGATGGATGCCGTAATAAACAACCACTATGGATCGTTTTTGAAGTTTCAGGCACCATTCATCTCACGTCTTACCTACGTGTGTCATCTCATAAAACTATTGATGGTCGTGGCCAAAGGATAAAACTCACTGGCAAAGGCTTACAACTGAAGGATTGTGAGCACATAATCGTATGCAATTTGGAGTTTGAAGGTGGCAGAGGTCATGACGTTGATGGCATTCAAATAAAACCAAATTCTAGGCACATTTGGATAGATCGCTGTTCTCTTCGTGATTATGATGATGGGCTAATCGATATAACCAGACAAAGCACAGATATAACTATTTCTAG ATGTTATTTTGCTCAGCATGATAAGACAATGCTTATTGGAGCAGACCCGTCTCATGTTGGCGATAGATGTATCAGAGTGACAATCCACCATTGCTTTTTCGATGGGACGAGGCAGCGGCAACCTCGTGTTAGATTTGGAAAAGTTCATCTGTACAACAATTACACTAGAAATTGGGGTATATATGCTATTTGTGCCAGCGTAGAATCACAG ATATGTTCTCAATGCAACATATATGAAGCTACACAGAAGAAAAAAGCTTTCGAATACTACACAGAGAAG GCAGCAGATAAGGAGGAAGCAAGAACTGGTTTAATCAAATCAGAAGGGGACATGTTTCTGAATGGAGCTCAGGGGAGTTTGTTAACTGGTGTTGGTGGAGAGTGTGTGTTTCATCCAAGTGAATTTTACCCTGTCTGGACACTGGAACCAGCCTCAGACTCCCTCAAAGCTATTCTCCACATTTGCACAGGTTGGCAATCTATTCCCCGGCCACCGGAAGAGTGTGCAGGTCATATGAAACCTGCACACTAG
- the LOC129870108 gene encoding 60S ribosomal protein L35-like, producing the protein MARIKVHELRNKSKTELLAQLKDLKAELALLRVAKVTGGAPNKLSKIKVVRLSIAQVLTVISQKQKSALREVYKNKKYLPLDLRPKKTRAIRKRLTKHQASLKTEREKKKEMYFPIRKYAIKV; encoded by the exons ATGG CTAGAATAAAAGTTCATGAGCTGAGGAACAAGTCGAAGACAGAGCTTTTGGCTCAGTTGAAGGATCTGAAGGCGGAGCTTGCTCTTCTCCGTGTTGCGAAAGTCACCGGTGGTGCTCCTAACAAGCTATCCAAAAT TAAGGTGGTGAGGTTGTCGATTGCACAGGTTTTGACTGTCATCTCACAGAAGCAAAAGTCAGCTCTTCGGGAAGTTTACAAGAACAAGAAGTACTTGCCTCTTGATCTTCGCCCCAAGAAAACTAGGGCAATTCGTAAACGTTTGACTAAGCACCAG GCATCCTTGAAGACcgagagagagaagaagaaggagatgtACTTCCCCATAAGGAAATATGCTATCAAAGTGTAG